A single window of Rhodamnia argentea isolate NSW1041297 chromosome 5, ASM2092103v1, whole genome shotgun sequence DNA harbors:
- the LOC115737226 gene encoding uncharacterized protein LOC115737226 produces MGKRRAHSTMDMAALVPLIAAAISMMTVAVDAADTNLVFDPCSDTKIQKGDGFTFGLAFSAKESFFFQQIQLSPCDSRLPLAGSDAQLAVFRPKVDEISLLTINSSTFNPAMSRGYMVAFAGRKYAARSLPVQVADFAHTITSFTLVLEFQKGTLQNLYWKKFGCDSCSGDSAVCLNNQDCAVPNSKCSHAGACDIGIQLTFSGTDKNDVVLNSWYEVKNLRRYSLYGLYSDLRDRITSPYQNMF; encoded by the exons ATGGGAAAACGCAGAGCACATAGTACGATGGACATGGCAGCTTTGGTACCGTTGATAGCTGCAGCGATTTCGATGATGACAGTTGCTGTAGATGCAGCAGACACAAATCTCGTTTTCGATCCGTGCTCGGACACGAAAATCCAGAAAGGGGATGGGTTCACCTTCGGCCTTGCCTTCTCCGCGAAGGAATCGTTCTTCTTTCAACAGATTCAGCTTTCGCCCTGTGATAGTCGACTTCCTCTAGCAGGCTCTGATGCTCAGCTTGCTGTTTTCAGGCCAAAAGTGGATGAGATCTCTCTGCTCACCATCAACAGCAGCACATTCAACCCG GCAATGTCAAGAGGATATATGGTAGCCTTCGCTGGACGCAAGTATGCTGCAAGATCATTGCCAGTGCAAGTGGCTGATTTTGCTCACACGATAACCAGTTTCACTTTg GTCCTTGAGTTCCAGAAAGGCACACTCCAAAACTTGTACTGGAAGAAGTTCGGGTGCGATTCGTGCTCCGGGGATTCTGCTGTTTGCCTCAACAACCAAGACTGCGCAGTACCAAACTCCAAGTGCAGTCATGCCGGGGCATGCGACATAGGCATACAGCTCACGTTCTCAGGTACTGACAAGAACGATGTCGTGCTCAACTCGTGGTACGAAGTAAAGAACCTTCGCCGGTACTCTCTGTACGGCCTGTACTCTGATCTTCGCGATAGAATCACCAGCCCATACCAAAATATGTTCTGA
- the LOC115737227 gene encoding pentatricopeptide repeat-containing protein At3g53360, mitochondrial — MIRELKPHLLSNWIRRLHAPPSTSPLLKNGQSNDDYLVSLCKRRLYREAVEAFDTLQKAPSSRVSTKACVGLLCACSSLKSLKYGRRVHDHIRASRIQTDVVLDNHIINMYGKCGSMVDAREVFDEMRHRNVVSWTSLIAGYSQNGQNFDALQLYFEMLQSGFWPDHFTFGSVLKACSGLGGVSLGMQLHAHVVKSEFGSHLISQNALIAMYTKFDKIGDACSVFSRIEEKDLISWSSIIAGFSQLNDELQALCYFKEMLCQGVYQPNEFTFGSVSRACGSLLQPEIGRQIHGICIKFGFARNKFAGCALCDMYAKFGLLGAAKIVFRQIETPDLISWNAAIAGFATNGHSNETIPYFNQMRRLNLHPDDITVRSLLCACMSPSSHQQGKQMHSYIIKMAFVLDISVCNALVTMYAKCSNLMEAFKAFGDMRHHDDLVSWNAILVACVHHKEPMDVFRLFKLLLVSEVKPDYITLTTMIGAYTEMASLEMGNQVHCYAMKTGLVLDVSVANALIDMYMKCGSLEIARSLFDSIGNPDVISWSSLIVGYAQFGHAEEALKLYEMMRSLGVKPNEVTIVGVLTACSHVGLVEEGWELYKTMELEHGILPTKEHSACVVDLLARAGHLYEAKDFIKQMEDTPDIVVWKALLAASKTHMNLEIGRWAAENLLKLDPLNATAHVLLCSIYASTGHWDDVGRLRNLMRELGVSKVPGQSWIEIKSRVHAFLADDNLHPEREKIYQVMGELWLQLLDHHYIPFQNQVLSRLS, encoded by the coding sequence ATGATAAGGGAGCTGAAACCCCATTTACTCAGCAATTGGATCAGGCGGCTCCACGCTCCACCATCCACTTCGCCCCTTCTCAAGAATGGACAATCCAACGACGACTACCTGGTCTCTCTCTGCAAGCGACGTCTCTACAGGGAAGCTGTTGAAGCATTTGACACCTTGCAAAAGGCCCCGAGTTCTCGGGTAAGTACCAAGGCCTGTGTTGGTTTGCTCTGCGCTTGTTCTAGTCTGAAGTCTTTGAAGTATGGCCGCCGAGTTCATGATCACATTCGAGCTTCCAGAATTCAAACGGACGTTGTACTGGACAACCATATCATCAACATGTATGGGAAATGCGGGTCGATGGTGGATGCGAGGgaggtgtttgatgaaatgcgcCACAGGAATGTGGTTTCTTGGACTTCCCTCATTGCTGGATACTCACAGAATGGTCAGAATTTCGATGCTCTTCAACTATACTTTGAAATGTTGCAGTCGGGTTTTTGGCCCGACCACTTCACTTTTGGGAGTGTATTGAAGGCTTGTTCCGGGTTGGGAGGTGTCAGCTTAGGGATGCAACTGCATGCCCATGTTGTGAAATCAGAGTTTGGCTCTCACCTTATATCGCAGAATGCTCTTATAGCAATGTACACCAAGTTCGATAAAATCGGTGATGCGTGTAGTGTATTTAGCCGCATAGAAGAGAAGGATTTGATTTCGTGGAGCTCAATAATTGCAGGTTTTTCCCAACTCAATGACGAACTACAAGCCCTGTGCTACTTCAAGGAAATGCTTTGTCAGGGTGTATATCAGCCAAATGAATTTACATTTGGCAGTGTTTCCAGGGCTTGCGGGAGCCTGCTACAACCGGAGATTGGAAGACAGATCCACGGGATTTGCATAAAGTTTGGATTTGCGAGAAACAAATTTGCAGGATGTGCCCTTTGTGACATGTATGCTAAATTTGGCCTCTTGGGTGCGGCAAAGATTGTGTTTCGTCAGATAGAAACACCTGACTTGATATCTTGGAATGCAGCTATTGCTGGATTTGCTACTAATGGTCATTCCAATGAGACGATACCGTATTTTAATCAAATGAGGCGTTTAAATTTGCATCCTGATGATATCACTGTCCGCTCCTTACTCTGTGCTTGTATGAGTCCTTCATCACACCAGCAAGGTAAGCAAATGCACTCGTATATTATCAAAATGGCATTTGTTCTAGATATTTCAGTGTGTAATGCGTTAGTTACCATGTATGCAAAATGCTCCAATCTCATGGAAGCATTTAAGGCATTTGGAGATATGAGGCACCATGATGATCTCGTTTCGTGGAATGCAATTCTTGTTGCATGTGTGCATCACAAAGAGCCTATGGACGTGTTCAGATTGTTTAAACTGTTGCTTGTTTCTGAAGTGAAGCCTGACTATATCACTTTAACTACCATGATCGGGGCTTACACTGAAATGGCATCTCTAGAAATGGGAAACCAGGTTCATTGCTATGCAATGAAAACCGGGCTGGTTCTTGATGTTTCTGTTGCAAATGCGCTGATTGACATGTATATGAAGTGTGGATCCCTTGAAATTGCACGTAGTCTCTTCGATTCTATTGGGAATCCTGATGTCATCTCATGGAGTTCTCTAATTGTGGGGTATGCTCAGTTTGGACACGCGGAGGAAGCTCTTAAGCTTTATGAAATGATGAGAAGCCTTGGAGTTAAGCCAAATGAGGTAACAATTGTTGGGGTGCTTACTGCTTGCAGTCATGTCGGACTAGTGGAGGAAGGGTGGGAATTATACAAAACCATGGAACTGGAACATGGGATTTTACCTACTAAAGAGCATTCTGCATGTGTGGTTGACTTGCTTGCTCGTGCTGGTCACTTATATGAAGCAAAAGATTTTATCAAACAAATGGAAGACACTCCTGACATTGTGGTATGGAAAGCTCTGTTAGCTGCCTCTAAAACACATATGAATCTTGAAATTGGAAGATGGGCCGCGGAGAATCTCCTGAAGCTAGATCCCCTTAATGCTACTGCTCATGTGTTGCTTTGCAGTATATATGCTTCTACTGGCCATTGGGACGATGTCGGAAGATTAAGGAACTTGATGAGGGAACTTGGTGTCAGCAAAGTTCCAGGTCAAAGTTGGATTGAAATTAAAAGTAGAGTTCATGCTTTCTTGGCTGATGATAATCTGCATCctgaaagagagaaaatataccAAGTGATGGGGGAACTATGGTTACAACTGCTAGATCATCATTACATTCCATTCCAAAATCAGGTGCTAAGCAGATTgagttga